A section of the Humulus lupulus chromosome 2, drHumLupu1.1, whole genome shotgun sequence genome encodes:
- the LOC133819205 gene encoding protein TIME FOR COFFEE isoform X3, translating into MDRNREARRASMAATNGLSRRRHRTGSLRDSPEEDGPVELQETARLRDRGSGKKDRDRDRDRERERERDRDRDRERDRLNRSKRRRGDRMMHGNREDGVDDSSEESVNDEEEDEDDDGGAVGGGSGSLRMLPPPNPPASLSTSSMLHHQRKSFPPAKNFRGAPAWKVADEMIGVSVPRKARSVSTKRSHEWSSAIGIVGEQIHRQASTSPVRPSVSAVPTAGSQAPVSPSSSNASVRKKLKSNGPKLRQPKTTTSSSKSPSAQDEIEIEIAEVLYGMMRQPQGPTKQDIMNSDSIKFESREANHKSTSEANKSSSDAKSRVSSPISSSQQYGVHQSSSRSSLTAVEGAVPAWAFCVAPKRKKPRLVKGDSKYEDTTKSSFLTAQNNLIPSASRLPVDQTAKTETSSANLEKAGGSAAENGVVSSDTAQSHAILAMSEAATATATAVQPEPIKLENSLVSESKLVSEKIENRDLAVNKEEPQSPKKEFSGHRLEDKRETTTATKPNSTTSEVERQREEKFQIDLMAPPPSRSSPERDVEIDFVAVDAKAMTVDTETEIKPVIKEDAKALKISREETSNVEPEKVKATTPTPPPEEAESKKHQQPTTVGKERNIDLRIDLEKVDRDAAAAAVVPGNKQHHHVPRQQQQQLQTNEKNAQSGALPMAMSMAGWPSGLSPMGYMAPLQGVVSMDGTSVSSAAIQPPPYLFTQPRPKRCATHCYIARSICCHQQIARMNSFWPAAAAAAGSGSLYGAKPCNLNVLPSPDLHGSIPGRGLNSVQDKGQGLPMFPGHAGKDKSSQAASVVDAAQRKQIMLQQALPPGAPSNILQGPAIIFPLSQQQAVAAASVRPPGSVKSPPAPGNANTSSASNPTPATAPAMTFNYPAMSGNETQYLAINAYPFPIPAHVGAPPAYRGSPQAMPFFNGSFYSTFHPSQLQQQQLSHSQQSQQGHQNPSISSGSSSSQKHLQNQQQRPPHPSGGVNGGGSLQGYPTSKNQSSQPLQLQQQQQRHQQNQHVSHAARQLESEMGGEDSPSTADSRVSRPSMSIYGQNFTMPLHASNFALMAPASIGNASGPNGAGGSNGEKKQQQQGSKGGVEPPHAFAMSFAPINGATTAPGIDISSIAQQQAILTDVRQGYQYMAVPAAQQKKNYRGPEEGKNGGDSSNVEEERKNMAGKGSSTLGQSIAFSRPDLSDVSGSTMPGSSVVDSSARTINLGSTQQRPGSVMTATSNAQQQLHRTHQQQQLQQQQQQMLQIQKHHQQQQQQQQQQFTNAASRSKTPATSNGSVYSDHHNNSSMAAKFPNALSTFPSNLVHSNNSPAHSPQWKNSGRSTTSQAPSPTMTSSTSSSLKNLPQQQGRTQQTHTQISFAANPKQSGQSQGLQNNSSNQSPSPPIMVGSPTTSSVSKSAGGSPRTTTSTSTANKVGQASSLSSQQAKNSPSVSNMKSSPGAGKNVPSILGNPHITSSSSTGSKNLMSQQQQQQMHSKHSLQHAQHAQLYFSYNIQNQTPHSNSNTPTTAAAVANAGAYYSQRRRPEQQQQQQHSGPGTSSSGMLTLCPSVSLGNTSTSDPAKAVAAAAAVAAGNMKGGGLPSQALMHPQYAAAQSGNPHQLLPAGFPYVHAVPTAVQVKPAEQKQPAA; encoded by the exons ATGGATAGAAATAGAGAAGCGAGAAGAGCATCCATGGCGGCCACAAATGGCTTGTCAAGACGTAGACACAGAACTGGGAGCTTGAGGGACTCTCCAG AGGAAGATGGACCGGTCGAGTTACAAGAGACGGCGAGACTAAGGGATCGAGGGAGTGGGAAGAAAGATCGAGATCGCGATCGGGATCGAGAACGAGAAAGAGAGCGAGACCGCGATAGAGACCGGGAAAGAGATCGGTTGAACCGGAGCAAGAGGAGAAGAGGTGATAGGATGATGCACGGGAACAGAGAAGATGGTGTGGATGATAGCTCAGAGGAGAGTGTAAACGATGAAGAGGAGGATGAAGATGACGACGGAGGTGCTGTTGGTGGTGGTAGTGGCTCCTTAAGGATGCTTCCTCCGCCGAACCCACCAGCGTCGTTATCAACCTCCTCTATGCTTCATCATCAACGGAAGAGCTTCCCACCAGCAAAGAATTTTAGAGGAGCGCCGGCGTGGAAGGTCGCCGACGAGATGATTGGCGTGTCGGTACCGAGAAAAGCACGGTCAG TTTCTACGAAGAGGTCGCACGAATGGAGTTCAGCGATTGGTATTGTTGGTGAACAAATTCACCGGCAGGCTTCCACGTCTCCGGTCCGACCGAGCGTTTCGGCGGTGCCGACTGCGGGGTCGCAAGCTCCGGTCTCACCGTCTTCTTCCAATGCTTCGGTTCGGAAGAAGCTG AAGTCTAACGGACCAAAGCTCCGACAACCCAAAACCACGACGTCGTCGTCCAAGTCTCCTTCGGCGCAGGACGAGATCGAGATAGAGATCGCCGAGGTCTTGTATGGGATGATGAGGCAGCCTCAAGGACCCACAAAGCAAGATATTATGAACTCCGATTCAATAAAATTTGAATCAAGAGAAGCGAACCACAAATCAACAAGTGAAGCAAACAAATCCTCTAGTGACGCCAAATCCAGAGTTTCATCTCCGATCTCGAGCTCACAGCAATACGGGGTTCATCAATCGTCGTCGCGTTCATCTCTGACTGCTGTTGAAGGTGCGGTGCCCGCTTGGGCGTTTTGTGTTG CACCCAAGAGAAAAAAGCCTCGACTGGTTAAGGGCGACTCTAAATATGAAGACACGACCAAATCTTCCTTCTTAACGGCTCAGAACAATCTCATTCCGTCTGCAAGCCGGCTTCCGGTTGATCAGACTGCGAAAACAGAGACCTCATCAGCTAATTTGGAAAAAGCCGGTGGATCCGCAGCCGAAAACGGTGTAGTTTCCTCCGATACAGCTCAATCCCACGCTATATTGGCGATGTCCGAGGCTGCTACCGCCACAGCAACGGCGGTGCAGCCCGAGCCAATTAAGCTAGAGAATAGCCTCGTATCAGAGTCGAAGCTGGTTTCTGAAAAAATAGAGAATCGGGATTTGGCAGTTAACAAAGAAGAACCTCAATCGCCCAAAAAGGAATTTTCTGGGCACAGATTGGAAGATAAGCGCGAGACTACGACAGCTACCAAACC GAATTCAACAACTTCCGAGGTTGAGAGACAGCGAGAAGAAAAATTCCAGATAGATCTGATG gcACCACCTCCGTCTAGATCGTCTCCGGAAAGAGATGTTGAGATTGATTTTGTGGCTGTAGATGCTAAAGCTATGACAGTAGATACAGAAACG GAAATAAAGCCTGTAATAAAAGAAGATGCCAAGGCATTGAAAATCAGCAGAGAAGAGACTTCAAATGTGGAACCTGAGAAGGTGAaagctactactcctactcctcctccagaaGAAGCTGAATCCAAGAAGCATCAGCAGCCTACTACTGTTGGCAAGGAGAGGAATATTGATTTGCGGATTGATTTAGAAAAGGTTGATAGAGATGCAGCCGCTGCTGCCGTTGTCCCCGGCAACAAGCAACATCACCATGTTCCGAGACAGCAACAGCAGCAGCTACAAACCAATGAGAAAAATG CTCAATCAGGCGCTCTACCTATGGCAATGTCTATGGCTGGCTGGCCGAGTGGGCTTTCACCTATGGG ATATATGGCACCTTTACAAGGAGTGGTATCTATGGATGGAACCTCTGTTTCTTCTGCTGCTATACAA CCACCGCCTTACCTTTTTACTCAACCTCGGCCAAAGAGGTGTGCAACCCATTGCTACATTGCCAGGAGTATATGCTGTCATCAACAGATTGCAAGGATGAACTCTTTCTGGCCAGCAGCAGCCGCTGCAGCAGGTTCTGGGTCTCTTTATGGGGCCAAGCCATGTAATCTCAACGTTTTGCCCTCGCCAGATTTGCATGGCAGCATTCCTGGTCGAGGGTTGAACTCAGTTCAGGACAAGGGTCAGGGTCTTCCTATGTTTCCTGGTCATGCTGGAAAAGACAAGTCTTCCCAGGCAGCCAGTGTTGTTGATGCTGCCCAGAGAAAGCAAATTATGCTCCAGCAAGCTCTACCCCCTGGTGCACCTAGTAATATATTG CAAGGCCCTGCTATTATTTTCCCTTTGAGTCAGCAGCAGGCCGTTGCTGCTGCTTCTGTCCGGCCTCCTGGATCTGTGAAGTCTCCTCCAGCTCCTGGAAATGCAAATACTTCAAGTGCATCTAATCCTACTCCAGCAACAGCACCGGCAATGACCTTTAATTACCCAGCTATGTCTGGAAATGAAACTCAGTATCTTGCCATCAATGCCTATCCGTTTCCAATTCCTGCACATGTTGGTGCTCCACCAGCTTACAGAGGAAGTCCTCAGGCAATGCCTTTTTTCAACGGGTCATTTTATTCTACTTTTCATCCTTCACAACTTCAACAGCAACAGCTCTCTCATTCACAGCAAAGTCAACAAGGTCACCAGAACCCAAGTATTTCTAGTGGTTCTTCGTCATCACAGAAACATTTGCAGAATCAACAACAGAGGCCACCACATCCCAGTGGTGGTGTAAATGGTGGTGGAAGTCTACAAGGTTATCCCACCTCGAAAAACCAGTCTTCACAGCCACTACAGCTTCAACAGCAACAGCAGCGGCATCAGCAAAACCAACATGTTTCACATGCAGCTCGCCAGCTTGAATCAGAGATGGGTGGTGAAGATAGCCCTTCAACTGCTGATAGTCGTGTTTCACGACCAAGTATGAGCATTTACGGACAGAATTTTACTATGCCTCTGCATGCGTCAAACTTTGCTTTAATGGCGCCTGCATCTATCGGCAATGCAAGTGGCCCAAATGGTGCTGGTGGAAGTAATGGGGAAAAGAAGCAGCAGCAACAGGGATCAAAGGGCGGGGTAGAGCCGCCTCATGCTTTTGCCATGTCGTTTGCTCCCATTAATGGTGCTACAACTGCTCCCGGCATTGACATTTCTTCAATTGCTCAGCAGCAAGCAATTTTAACCGATGTTAGGCAAGGATATCAGTACATGGCAGTTCCTGCAGCTCAACAGAAGAAGAATTACCGTGGCCCTGAAGAGGGAAAAAATGGTGGGGACTCTTCAAATGtggaagaagaaaggaagaacaTGGCAGGGAAGGGTTCATCAACGTTGGGGCAGTCTATAGCTTTTTCGAGGCCAGATTTGTCTGATGTATCTGGTTCGACAATGCCTGGTAGTTCTGTAGTTGATAGCTCTGCGAGAACTATCAACCTTGGCTCCACTCAACAGCGACCTGGTTCTGTTATGACTGCCACATCCAATGCTCAGCAGCAGCTTCATCGGACTCATCAACAGCAGCAattgcagcagcagcagcagcagatgCTTCAGATTCAGAAGCAccaccagcagcagcaacaacagcagcagcaacaatTCACCAATGCAGCATCCCGTTCCAAGACACCAGCAACAAGTAATGGTAGTGTGTACTCTGATCACCACAATAATTCATCAATGGCTGCTAAGTTCCCTAATGCCTTGTCCACCTTTCCCTCAAATCTTGTTCATAGCAATAATAGTCCAGCTCATTCTCCTCAGTGGAAAAATTCTGGAAGGTCAACCACTTCTCAAGCTCCCTCGCCAACTATGACCTCATCAACCTCGTCATCTCTTAAAAATCTACCTCAGCAGCAAGGTCGCACTCAACAAACACATACACAAATATCTTTTGCAGCCAATCCAAAACAATCAGGGCAATCTCAAGGGCTGCAGAATAACAGTAGTAATCAGTCTCCATCTCCTCCTATAATGGTAGGGTCCCCCACGACTTCCTCAGTGTCTAAAAGTGCTGGTGGGAGCCCAAGGACTACTACTTCCACATCCACAGCAAACAAAGTTGGTCAAGCTTCTTCATTGTCATCTCAGCAGGCCAAGAACTCCCCATCCGTCTCCAACATGAAGTCTTCTCCTGGTGCTGGAAAAAATGTACCGTCAATTCTTGGTAATCCACACATCACCTCTTCATCTAGCACGGGATCCAAGAATCTTATGtctcagcagcagcagcagcaaatGCACTCTAAGCACTCGCTACAGCATGCTCAGCATGCTCAACTATATTTCTCCTACAACATTCAAAATCAAACTCCACATTCTAATAGCAACACCCCGACTACAGCAGCTGCAGTTGCTAATGCAGGAGCTTATTATTCTCAGAGACGTCGCCCTGAGCAACAACAGCAGCAGCAACATAGTGGACCGGGGACTTCTTCGAGTGGGATGTTAACATTGTGTCCTTCGGTTTCTCTAGGGAACACTAGCACATCTGATCCTGCCAAGGCTGTGGCAGCAGCAGCTGCCGTTGCTGCTGGCAACATGAAAGGTGGTGGCTTACCTTCGCAGGCACTTATGCATCCTCAATATGCTGCTGCACAGTCAGGGAATCCACATCAGCTTTTACCAGCTGGCTTCCCCTATGTTCATGCTGTTCCCACTGCGGTTCAGGTGAAGCCGGCCGAGCAGAAACAACCTGCTG CCTGA
- the LOC133819205 gene encoding protein TIME FOR COFFEE isoform X2, which yields MDRNREARRASMAATNGLSRRRHRTGSLRDSPEEDGPVELQETARLRDRGSGKKDRDRDRDRERERERDRDRDRERDRLNRSKRRRGDRMMHGNREDGVDDSSEESVNDEEEDEDDDGGAVGGGSGSLRMLPPPNPPASLSTSSMLHHQRKSFPPAKNFRGAPAWKVADEMIGVSVPRKARSVSTKRSHEWSSAIGIVGEQIHRQASTSPVRPSVSAVPTAGSQAPVSPSSSNASVRKKLSNGPKLRQPKTTTSSSKSPSAQDEIEIEIAEVLYGMMRQPQGPTKQDIMNSDSIKFESREANHKSTSEANKSSSDAKSRVSSPISSSQQYGVHQSSSRSSLTAVEGAVPAWAFCVAPKRKKPRLVKGDSKYEDTTKSSFLTAQNNLIPSASRLPVDQTAKTETSSANLEKAGGSAAENGVVSSDTAQSHAILAMSEAATATATAVQPEPIKLENSLVSESKLVSEKIENRDLAVNKEEPQSPKKEFSGHRLEDKRETTTATKPNSTTSEVERQREEKFQIDLMAPPPSRSSPERDVEIDFVAVDAKAMTVDTETEIKPVIKEDAKALKISREETSNVEPEKVKATTPTPPPEEAESKKHQQPTTVGKERNIDLRIDLEKVDRDAAAAAVVPGNKQHHHVPRQQQQQLQTNEKNAQSGALPMAMSMAGWPSGLSPMGYMAPLQGVVSMDGTSVSSAAIQPPPYLFTQPRPKRCATHCYIARSICCHQQIARMNSFWPAAAAAAGSGSLYGAKPCNLNVLPSPDLHGSIPGRGLNSVQDKGQGLPMFPGHAGKDKSSQAASVVDAAQRKQIMLQQALPPGAPSNILQGPAIIFPLSQQQAVAAASVRPPGSVKSPPAPGNANTSSASNPTPATAPAMTFNYPAMSGNETQYLAINAYPFPIPAHVGAPPAYRGSPQAMPFFNGSFYSTFHPSQLQQQQLSHSQQSQQGHQNPSISSGSSSSQKHLQNQQQRPPHPSGGVNGGGSLQGYPTSKNQSSQPLQLQQQQQRHQQNQHVSHAARQLESEMGGEDSPSTADSRVSRPSMSIYGQNFTMPLHASNFALMAPASIGNASGPNGAGGSNGEKKQQQQGSKGGVEPPHAFAMSFAPINGATTAPGIDISSIAQQQAILTDVRQGYQYMAVPAAQQKKNYRGPEEGKNGGDSSNVEEERKNMAGKGSSTLGQSIAFSRPDLSDVSGSTMPGSSVVDSSARTINLGSTQQRPGSVMTATSNAQQQLHRTHQQQQLQQQQQQMLQIQKHHQQQQQQQQQQFTNAASRSKTPATSNGSVYSDHHNNSSMAAKFPNALSTFPSNLVHSNNSPAHSPQWKNSGRSTTSQAPSPTMTSSTSSSLKNLPQQQGRTQQTHTQISFAANPKQSGQSQGLQNNSSNQSPSPPIMVGSPTTSSVSKSAGGSPRTTTSTSTANKVGQASSLSSQQAKNSPSVSNMKSSPGAGKNVPSILGNPHITSSSSTGSKNLMSQQQQQQMHSKHSLQHAQHAQLYFSYNIQNQTPHSNSNTPTTAAAVANAGAYYSQRRRPEQQQQQQHSGPGTSSSGMLTLCPSVSLGNTSTSDPAKAVAAAAAVAAGNMKGGGLPSQALMHPQYAAAQSGNPHQLLPAGFPYVHAVPTAVQVKPAEQKQPAGE from the exons ATGGATAGAAATAGAGAAGCGAGAAGAGCATCCATGGCGGCCACAAATGGCTTGTCAAGACGTAGACACAGAACTGGGAGCTTGAGGGACTCTCCAG AGGAAGATGGACCGGTCGAGTTACAAGAGACGGCGAGACTAAGGGATCGAGGGAGTGGGAAGAAAGATCGAGATCGCGATCGGGATCGAGAACGAGAAAGAGAGCGAGACCGCGATAGAGACCGGGAAAGAGATCGGTTGAACCGGAGCAAGAGGAGAAGAGGTGATAGGATGATGCACGGGAACAGAGAAGATGGTGTGGATGATAGCTCAGAGGAGAGTGTAAACGATGAAGAGGAGGATGAAGATGACGACGGAGGTGCTGTTGGTGGTGGTAGTGGCTCCTTAAGGATGCTTCCTCCGCCGAACCCACCAGCGTCGTTATCAACCTCCTCTATGCTTCATCATCAACGGAAGAGCTTCCCACCAGCAAAGAATTTTAGAGGAGCGCCGGCGTGGAAGGTCGCCGACGAGATGATTGGCGTGTCGGTACCGAGAAAAGCACGGTCAG TTTCTACGAAGAGGTCGCACGAATGGAGTTCAGCGATTGGTATTGTTGGTGAACAAATTCACCGGCAGGCTTCCACGTCTCCGGTCCGACCGAGCGTTTCGGCGGTGCCGACTGCGGGGTCGCAAGCTCCGGTCTCACCGTCTTCTTCCAATGCTTCGGTTCGGAAGAAGCTG TCTAACGGACCAAAGCTCCGACAACCCAAAACCACGACGTCGTCGTCCAAGTCTCCTTCGGCGCAGGACGAGATCGAGATAGAGATCGCCGAGGTCTTGTATGGGATGATGAGGCAGCCTCAAGGACCCACAAAGCAAGATATTATGAACTCCGATTCAATAAAATTTGAATCAAGAGAAGCGAACCACAAATCAACAAGTGAAGCAAACAAATCCTCTAGTGACGCCAAATCCAGAGTTTCATCTCCGATCTCGAGCTCACAGCAATACGGGGTTCATCAATCGTCGTCGCGTTCATCTCTGACTGCTGTTGAAGGTGCGGTGCCCGCTTGGGCGTTTTGTGTTG CACCCAAGAGAAAAAAGCCTCGACTGGTTAAGGGCGACTCTAAATATGAAGACACGACCAAATCTTCCTTCTTAACGGCTCAGAACAATCTCATTCCGTCTGCAAGCCGGCTTCCGGTTGATCAGACTGCGAAAACAGAGACCTCATCAGCTAATTTGGAAAAAGCCGGTGGATCCGCAGCCGAAAACGGTGTAGTTTCCTCCGATACAGCTCAATCCCACGCTATATTGGCGATGTCCGAGGCTGCTACCGCCACAGCAACGGCGGTGCAGCCCGAGCCAATTAAGCTAGAGAATAGCCTCGTATCAGAGTCGAAGCTGGTTTCTGAAAAAATAGAGAATCGGGATTTGGCAGTTAACAAAGAAGAACCTCAATCGCCCAAAAAGGAATTTTCTGGGCACAGATTGGAAGATAAGCGCGAGACTACGACAGCTACCAAACC GAATTCAACAACTTCCGAGGTTGAGAGACAGCGAGAAGAAAAATTCCAGATAGATCTGATG gcACCACCTCCGTCTAGATCGTCTCCGGAAAGAGATGTTGAGATTGATTTTGTGGCTGTAGATGCTAAAGCTATGACAGTAGATACAGAAACG GAAATAAAGCCTGTAATAAAAGAAGATGCCAAGGCATTGAAAATCAGCAGAGAAGAGACTTCAAATGTGGAACCTGAGAAGGTGAaagctactactcctactcctcctccagaaGAAGCTGAATCCAAGAAGCATCAGCAGCCTACTACTGTTGGCAAGGAGAGGAATATTGATTTGCGGATTGATTTAGAAAAGGTTGATAGAGATGCAGCCGCTGCTGCCGTTGTCCCCGGCAACAAGCAACATCACCATGTTCCGAGACAGCAACAGCAGCAGCTACAAACCAATGAGAAAAATG CTCAATCAGGCGCTCTACCTATGGCAATGTCTATGGCTGGCTGGCCGAGTGGGCTTTCACCTATGGG ATATATGGCACCTTTACAAGGAGTGGTATCTATGGATGGAACCTCTGTTTCTTCTGCTGCTATACAA CCACCGCCTTACCTTTTTACTCAACCTCGGCCAAAGAGGTGTGCAACCCATTGCTACATTGCCAGGAGTATATGCTGTCATCAACAGATTGCAAGGATGAACTCTTTCTGGCCAGCAGCAGCCGCTGCAGCAGGTTCTGGGTCTCTTTATGGGGCCAAGCCATGTAATCTCAACGTTTTGCCCTCGCCAGATTTGCATGGCAGCATTCCTGGTCGAGGGTTGAACTCAGTTCAGGACAAGGGTCAGGGTCTTCCTATGTTTCCTGGTCATGCTGGAAAAGACAAGTCTTCCCAGGCAGCCAGTGTTGTTGATGCTGCCCAGAGAAAGCAAATTATGCTCCAGCAAGCTCTACCCCCTGGTGCACCTAGTAATATATTG CAAGGCCCTGCTATTATTTTCCCTTTGAGTCAGCAGCAGGCCGTTGCTGCTGCTTCTGTCCGGCCTCCTGGATCTGTGAAGTCTCCTCCAGCTCCTGGAAATGCAAATACTTCAAGTGCATCTAATCCTACTCCAGCAACAGCACCGGCAATGACCTTTAATTACCCAGCTATGTCTGGAAATGAAACTCAGTATCTTGCCATCAATGCCTATCCGTTTCCAATTCCTGCACATGTTGGTGCTCCACCAGCTTACAGAGGAAGTCCTCAGGCAATGCCTTTTTTCAACGGGTCATTTTATTCTACTTTTCATCCTTCACAACTTCAACAGCAACAGCTCTCTCATTCACAGCAAAGTCAACAAGGTCACCAGAACCCAAGTATTTCTAGTGGTTCTTCGTCATCACAGAAACATTTGCAGAATCAACAACAGAGGCCACCACATCCCAGTGGTGGTGTAAATGGTGGTGGAAGTCTACAAGGTTATCCCACCTCGAAAAACCAGTCTTCACAGCCACTACAGCTTCAACAGCAACAGCAGCGGCATCAGCAAAACCAACATGTTTCACATGCAGCTCGCCAGCTTGAATCAGAGATGGGTGGTGAAGATAGCCCTTCAACTGCTGATAGTCGTGTTTCACGACCAAGTATGAGCATTTACGGACAGAATTTTACTATGCCTCTGCATGCGTCAAACTTTGCTTTAATGGCGCCTGCATCTATCGGCAATGCAAGTGGCCCAAATGGTGCTGGTGGAAGTAATGGGGAAAAGAAGCAGCAGCAACAGGGATCAAAGGGCGGGGTAGAGCCGCCTCATGCTTTTGCCATGTCGTTTGCTCCCATTAATGGTGCTACAACTGCTCCCGGCATTGACATTTCTTCAATTGCTCAGCAGCAAGCAATTTTAACCGATGTTAGGCAAGGATATCAGTACATGGCAGTTCCTGCAGCTCAACAGAAGAAGAATTACCGTGGCCCTGAAGAGGGAAAAAATGGTGGGGACTCTTCAAATGtggaagaagaaaggaagaacaTGGCAGGGAAGGGTTCATCAACGTTGGGGCAGTCTATAGCTTTTTCGAGGCCAGATTTGTCTGATGTATCTGGTTCGACAATGCCTGGTAGTTCTGTAGTTGATAGCTCTGCGAGAACTATCAACCTTGGCTCCACTCAACAGCGACCTGGTTCTGTTATGACTGCCACATCCAATGCTCAGCAGCAGCTTCATCGGACTCATCAACAGCAGCAattgcagcagcagcagcagcagatgCTTCAGATTCAGAAGCAccaccagcagcagcaacaacagcagcagcaacaatTCACCAATGCAGCATCCCGTTCCAAGACACCAGCAACAAGTAATGGTAGTGTGTACTCTGATCACCACAATAATTCATCAATGGCTGCTAAGTTCCCTAATGCCTTGTCCACCTTTCCCTCAAATCTTGTTCATAGCAATAATAGTCCAGCTCATTCTCCTCAGTGGAAAAATTCTGGAAGGTCAACCACTTCTCAAGCTCCCTCGCCAACTATGACCTCATCAACCTCGTCATCTCTTAAAAATCTACCTCAGCAGCAAGGTCGCACTCAACAAACACATACACAAATATCTTTTGCAGCCAATCCAAAACAATCAGGGCAATCTCAAGGGCTGCAGAATAACAGTAGTAATCAGTCTCCATCTCCTCCTATAATGGTAGGGTCCCCCACGACTTCCTCAGTGTCTAAAAGTGCTGGTGGGAGCCCAAGGACTACTACTTCCACATCCACAGCAAACAAAGTTGGTCAAGCTTCTTCATTGTCATCTCAGCAGGCCAAGAACTCCCCATCCGTCTCCAACATGAAGTCTTCTCCTGGTGCTGGAAAAAATGTACCGTCAATTCTTGGTAATCCACACATCACCTCTTCATCTAGCACGGGATCCAAGAATCTTATGtctcagcagcagcagcagcaaatGCACTCTAAGCACTCGCTACAGCATGCTCAGCATGCTCAACTATATTTCTCCTACAACATTCAAAATCAAACTCCACATTCTAATAGCAACACCCCGACTACAGCAGCTGCAGTTGCTAATGCAGGAGCTTATTATTCTCAGAGACGTCGCCCTGAGCAACAACAGCAGCAGCAACATAGTGGACCGGGGACTTCTTCGAGTGGGATGTTAACATTGTGTCCTTCGGTTTCTCTAGGGAACACTAGCACATCTGATCCTGCCAAGGCTGTGGCAGCAGCAGCTGCCGTTGCTGCTGGCAACATGAAAGGTGGTGGCTTACCTTCGCAGGCACTTATGCATCCTCAATATGCTGCTGCACAGTCAGGGAATCCACATCAGCTTTTACCAGCTGGCTTCCCCTATGTTCATGCTGTTCCCACTGCGGTTCAGGTGAAGCCGGCCGAGCAGAAACAACCTGCTGGTGAGTAA